The following proteins are encoded in a genomic region of Glycine max cultivar Williams 82 chromosome 18, Glycine_max_v4.0, whole genome shotgun sequence:
- the LOC100815688 gene encoding MDIS1-interacting receptor like kinase 2 isoform X2, whose translation MVSIKILACWQILLVFLIHPSPQVACFSKMVSLASAATTVTAASDSEANALLKWKYSLDKPSQDLLSTWKGSSPCKKWQGIQCDKSNSVSRITLADYELKGTLQTFNFSAFPNLLSLNIFNNSFYGTIPPQIGNMSKVNILNLSTNHFRGSIPQEMGRLRSLHKLDLSICLLSGAIPNTITNLSNLEYLDFGSNNFSSHIPPEIGKLNKLEYLGFGDSHLIGSIPQEIGMLTNLQFIDLSRNSISGTIPETIGNMSNLNILYLCNNSLLSGPIPSSLWNMSNLTDLYLFNNTLSGSIPPSVENLINLEYLQLDGNHLSGSIPSTIGNLTNLIELYLGLNNLSGSIPPSIGNLINLDVLSLQGNNLSGTIPATIGNMKMLTVLELTTNKLHGSIPQGLNNITNWFSFLIAENDFTGHLPPQICSAGYLIYLNADHNHFTGPVPRSLKNCPSIHKIRLDGNQLEGDIAQDFGVYPNLDYIDLSDNKLYGQISPNWGKCHNLNTLKISNNNISGGIPIELVEATKLGVLHLSSNHLNGKLPKELGNMKSLIQLKISNNNISGNIPTEIGSLQNLEELDLGDNQLSGTIPIEVVKLPKLWYLNLSNNRINGSIPFEFHQFQPLESLDLSGNLLSGTIPRPLGDLKKLRLLNLSRNNLSGSIPSSFDGMSGLTSVNISYNQLEGPLPKNQTFLKAPIESLKNNKDLCGNVTGLMLCPTNRNQKRHKGILLVLFIILGALTLVLCGVGVSMYILCLKGSKKATRAKESEKALSEEVFSIWSHDGKVMFENIIEATDNFNDKYLIGVGGQGSVYKAELSSDQVYAVKKLHVEADGEQHNLKAFENEIQALTEIRHRNIIKLCGYCKHTRFSFLVYKFLEGGSLDQILSNDTKAAAFDWEKRVNVVKGVANALSYMHHDCSPPIIHRDISSKNILLDSQYEAHVSDFGTAKILKPDSHTWTTFAVTYGYAAPEESD comes from the exons ATGGTATCCATCAAGATTCTAGCCTGCTGGCAGATTCTTTTGGTCTTTCTAATACACCCTTCACCCCAAGTTGCTTGTTTTTCCAAAATGGTTTCTTTGGCCTCTGCTGCCACCACAGTTACTGCAGCTTCGGACAGTGAAGCAAATGCATTGTTAAAGTGGAAATACAGCCTTGACAAGCCAAGCCAAGATCTCTTGTCAACATGGAAAGGTTCTAGTCCATGCAAAAAATGGCAAGGAATTCAGTGCGATAAATCCAACTCTGTCTCCAGAATAACTCTTGCAGATTATGAACTGAAAGGTACACTTCAAACCTTCAACTTCTCCGCTTTCCCTAACCTCCTCAGCCTAAATATATTCAACAACTCCTTTTATGGGACCATTCCACCACAAATTGGTAACATGTCCaaagtaaatattttgaatCTTTCTACAAATCATTTCCGTGGTTCTATCCCTCAAGAAATGGGGAGACTAAGGAGTTTACATAAGCTTGATCTTTCCATATGTCTATTAAGTGGAGCTATTCCTAATACCATAACAAACTTGTCCAACTTGGAATATCTAGATTTCGGTAGCAACAATTTTTCTAGCCACATTCCTCCAGAGATTGGAAAGTTGAACAAGTTGGAGTATCTAGGCTTTGGGGATAGTCACCTTATCGGTTCCATTCCTCAAGAAATTGGAATGTTGACAAATCTTCAATTTATTGATTTGTCAAGAAACTCTATCTCTGGTACTATACCTGAAACAATAGGTAACATGAGTAACTTAAATATACTTTACCTTTGCAATAACTCCCTTCTATCTGGGCCAATCCCATCCTCCTTATGGAACATGTCTAACTTGACCGACCTCTACCTTTTTAACAATACACTTTCTGGATCAATCCCTCCTTCCGTAGAAAACTTGATCAATTTAGAGTATCTTCAACTTGATGGCAACCACCTTTCTGGATCCATTCCTTCCACCATTGGAAACTTGACAAATCTCATCGAGTTGTATTTAGGACTCAACAATCTTTCTGGATCAATTCCTCCCTCTATAGGGAACTTGATCAATTTGGATGTCCTTAGTCTCCAAGGAAACAATCTTTCAGGAACTATTCCTGCCACAATTGGAAATATGAAAATGCTCACCGTTTTAGAATTGACCACCAACAAACTTCATGGCAGCATTCCACAAGGCTTGAATAACATTACCAACTGGTTTTCCTTCTTAATAGCTGAGAATGATTTCACAGGCCATTTACCACCTCAAATTTGCTCTGCTGGGTATCTAATCTATTTAAATGCTGATCACAACCATTTCACGGGTCCAGTGCCAAGAAGCCTAAAGAATTGCCCGAGTATTCATAAAATCAGGCTGGATGGCAACCAATTGGAAGGAGATATAGCACAAGATTTTGGTGTATATCCAAATTTGGATTACATTGATTTGAGCGACAACAAGCTATACGGCCAAATTTCACCAAACTGGGGGAAGTGCCACAATCTTAATACATTGAAGATATCCAACAATAATATTTCTGGTGGTATACCAATAGAACTTGTTGAGGCAACCAAGCTAGGTGTCCTTCACCTTTCTTCTAACCACTTGAATGGAAAACTTCCAAAGGAATTAGGGAATATGAAATCATTAATTCAACTCAAGATTAGCAACAACAATATTTCTGGAAACATTCCTACAGAAATTGGATCACTGCAAAATCTTGAAGAATTGGATCTTGGAGATAATCAGCTGAGTGGCACAATACCGATAGAAGTTGTGAAATTACCCAAGTTATGGTATTTGAATTTGAGCAATAATAGAATAAATGGAAGCATTCCCTTTGAGTTTCACCAATTTCAGCCTCTTGAATCTCTTGATCTTAGCGGGAATTTGTTGAGTGGAACAATACCAAGACCACTTGGAGACTTGAAGAAACTGCGCTTGTTGAATCTCTCTCGCAATAATCTTTCTGGAAGTATTCCCTCCAGTTTTGATGGCATGTCAGGTTTAACTTCGGTGAACATATCATACAACCAGTTAGAAGGGCCACTTCCTAAAAATCAAACCTTTCTTAAGGCTCCAATTGAGTCGTTGAAAAATAACAAGGACTTGTGTGGCAACGTCACTGGCTTGATGCTTTGCCCAACCAACCGCAATCAAAAGAGGCACAAGGGCATTctattggttttatttattatccTGGGTGCTCTTACACTAGTATTGTGTGGGGTGGGAGTTTCAATGTACATTCTTTGTTTGAAAGGTAGCAAGAAAGCAACCCGTGCTAAAGAATCAGAAAAGGCACTGTCTGAAGAAGTGTTTTCCATATGGAGTCATGATGGAAAAGTTATGTTTGAAAATATCATTGAAGCTACCGATAACTTCAATGACAAATACCTCATTGGAGTTGGAGGGCAAGGGAGTGTTTACAAGGCTGAGTTGTCTTCAGATCAGGTTTATGCGGTGAAGAAGCTTCATGTGGAAGCAGATGGAGAGCAGCACAATCTTaaagcttttgaaaatgaaattcaagCTTTGACCGAAATCAGGCACCGTAACATTATAAAGCTCTGTGGATATTGCAAACATACACGGTTCTCATTTTTGGTTTATAAGTTCTTAGAAGGGGGTAGCTTGGATCAAATACTAAGCAATGACACAAAAGCAGCTGCATTTGACTGGGAAAAGAGGGTGAATGTTGTTAAAGGTGTGGCCAATGCTTTATCCTATATGCATCATGATTGCTCACCTCCAATTATTCATCGAGACATATCAAGCAAGAATATTCTTTTGGATTCACAATATGAAGCCCATGTCTCTGATTTTGGGACAGCTAAGATTCTCAAGCCTGATTCACACACTTGGACCACGTTTGCAGTCACCTATGGGTACGCAGCTCCAG AGGAATCAGACTAA
- the LOC100815688 gene encoding MDIS1-interacting receptor like kinase 2 isoform X1, producing MVSIKILACWQILLVFLIHPSPQVACFSKMVSLASAATTVTAASDSEANALLKWKYSLDKPSQDLLSTWKGSSPCKKWQGIQCDKSNSVSRITLADYELKGTLQTFNFSAFPNLLSLNIFNNSFYGTIPPQIGNMSKVNILNLSTNHFRGSIPQEMGRLRSLHKLDLSICLLSGAIPNTITNLSNLEYLDFGSNNFSSHIPPEIGKLNKLEYLGFGDSHLIGSIPQEIGMLTNLQFIDLSRNSISGTIPETIGNMSNLNILYLCNNSLLSGPIPSSLWNMSNLTDLYLFNNTLSGSIPPSVENLINLEYLQLDGNHLSGSIPSTIGNLTNLIELYLGLNNLSGSIPPSIGNLINLDVLSLQGNNLSGTIPATIGNMKMLTVLELTTNKLHGSIPQGLNNITNWFSFLIAENDFTGHLPPQICSAGYLIYLNADHNHFTGPVPRSLKNCPSIHKIRLDGNQLEGDIAQDFGVYPNLDYIDLSDNKLYGQISPNWGKCHNLNTLKISNNNISGGIPIELVEATKLGVLHLSSNHLNGKLPKELGNMKSLIQLKISNNNISGNIPTEIGSLQNLEELDLGDNQLSGTIPIEVVKLPKLWYLNLSNNRINGSIPFEFHQFQPLESLDLSGNLLSGTIPRPLGDLKKLRLLNLSRNNLSGSIPSSFDGMSGLTSVNISYNQLEGPLPKNQTFLKAPIESLKNNKDLCGNVTGLMLCPTNRNQKRHKGILLVLFIILGALTLVLCGVGVSMYILCLKGSKKATRAKESEKALSEEVFSIWSHDGKVMFENIIEATDNFNDKYLIGVGGQGSVYKAELSSDQVYAVKKLHVEADGEQHNLKAFENEIQALTEIRHRNIIKLCGYCKHTRFSFLVYKFLEGGSLDQILSNDTKAAAFDWEKRVNVVKGVANALSYMHHDCSPPIIHRDISSKNILLDSQYEAHVSDFGTAKILKPDSHTWTTFAVTYGYAAPELAQTTEVTEKCDVFSFGVLCLEIIMGKHPGDLMSSLLSSSSATITYNLLLIDVLDQRPPQPLNSIVGDVILVASLAFSCISENPSSRPTMDQVSKKLMMGKPPLADQFPMIRLGQLL from the exons ATGGTATCCATCAAGATTCTAGCCTGCTGGCAGATTCTTTTGGTCTTTCTAATACACCCTTCACCCCAAGTTGCTTGTTTTTCCAAAATGGTTTCTTTGGCCTCTGCTGCCACCACAGTTACTGCAGCTTCGGACAGTGAAGCAAATGCATTGTTAAAGTGGAAATACAGCCTTGACAAGCCAAGCCAAGATCTCTTGTCAACATGGAAAGGTTCTAGTCCATGCAAAAAATGGCAAGGAATTCAGTGCGATAAATCCAACTCTGTCTCCAGAATAACTCTTGCAGATTATGAACTGAAAGGTACACTTCAAACCTTCAACTTCTCCGCTTTCCCTAACCTCCTCAGCCTAAATATATTCAACAACTCCTTTTATGGGACCATTCCACCACAAATTGGTAACATGTCCaaagtaaatattttgaatCTTTCTACAAATCATTTCCGTGGTTCTATCCCTCAAGAAATGGGGAGACTAAGGAGTTTACATAAGCTTGATCTTTCCATATGTCTATTAAGTGGAGCTATTCCTAATACCATAACAAACTTGTCCAACTTGGAATATCTAGATTTCGGTAGCAACAATTTTTCTAGCCACATTCCTCCAGAGATTGGAAAGTTGAACAAGTTGGAGTATCTAGGCTTTGGGGATAGTCACCTTATCGGTTCCATTCCTCAAGAAATTGGAATGTTGACAAATCTTCAATTTATTGATTTGTCAAGAAACTCTATCTCTGGTACTATACCTGAAACAATAGGTAACATGAGTAACTTAAATATACTTTACCTTTGCAATAACTCCCTTCTATCTGGGCCAATCCCATCCTCCTTATGGAACATGTCTAACTTGACCGACCTCTACCTTTTTAACAATACACTTTCTGGATCAATCCCTCCTTCCGTAGAAAACTTGATCAATTTAGAGTATCTTCAACTTGATGGCAACCACCTTTCTGGATCCATTCCTTCCACCATTGGAAACTTGACAAATCTCATCGAGTTGTATTTAGGACTCAACAATCTTTCTGGATCAATTCCTCCCTCTATAGGGAACTTGATCAATTTGGATGTCCTTAGTCTCCAAGGAAACAATCTTTCAGGAACTATTCCTGCCACAATTGGAAATATGAAAATGCTCACCGTTTTAGAATTGACCACCAACAAACTTCATGGCAGCATTCCACAAGGCTTGAATAACATTACCAACTGGTTTTCCTTCTTAATAGCTGAGAATGATTTCACAGGCCATTTACCACCTCAAATTTGCTCTGCTGGGTATCTAATCTATTTAAATGCTGATCACAACCATTTCACGGGTCCAGTGCCAAGAAGCCTAAAGAATTGCCCGAGTATTCATAAAATCAGGCTGGATGGCAACCAATTGGAAGGAGATATAGCACAAGATTTTGGTGTATATCCAAATTTGGATTACATTGATTTGAGCGACAACAAGCTATACGGCCAAATTTCACCAAACTGGGGGAAGTGCCACAATCTTAATACATTGAAGATATCCAACAATAATATTTCTGGTGGTATACCAATAGAACTTGTTGAGGCAACCAAGCTAGGTGTCCTTCACCTTTCTTCTAACCACTTGAATGGAAAACTTCCAAAGGAATTAGGGAATATGAAATCATTAATTCAACTCAAGATTAGCAACAACAATATTTCTGGAAACATTCCTACAGAAATTGGATCACTGCAAAATCTTGAAGAATTGGATCTTGGAGATAATCAGCTGAGTGGCACAATACCGATAGAAGTTGTGAAATTACCCAAGTTATGGTATTTGAATTTGAGCAATAATAGAATAAATGGAAGCATTCCCTTTGAGTTTCACCAATTTCAGCCTCTTGAATCTCTTGATCTTAGCGGGAATTTGTTGAGTGGAACAATACCAAGACCACTTGGAGACTTGAAGAAACTGCGCTTGTTGAATCTCTCTCGCAATAATCTTTCTGGAAGTATTCCCTCCAGTTTTGATGGCATGTCAGGTTTAACTTCGGTGAACATATCATACAACCAGTTAGAAGGGCCACTTCCTAAAAATCAAACCTTTCTTAAGGCTCCAATTGAGTCGTTGAAAAATAACAAGGACTTGTGTGGCAACGTCACTGGCTTGATGCTTTGCCCAACCAACCGCAATCAAAAGAGGCACAAGGGCATTctattggttttatttattatccTGGGTGCTCTTACACTAGTATTGTGTGGGGTGGGAGTTTCAATGTACATTCTTTGTTTGAAAGGTAGCAAGAAAGCAACCCGTGCTAAAGAATCAGAAAAGGCACTGTCTGAAGAAGTGTTTTCCATATGGAGTCATGATGGAAAAGTTATGTTTGAAAATATCATTGAAGCTACCGATAACTTCAATGACAAATACCTCATTGGAGTTGGAGGGCAAGGGAGTGTTTACAAGGCTGAGTTGTCTTCAGATCAGGTTTATGCGGTGAAGAAGCTTCATGTGGAAGCAGATGGAGAGCAGCACAATCTTaaagcttttgaaaatgaaattcaagCTTTGACCGAAATCAGGCACCGTAACATTATAAAGCTCTGTGGATATTGCAAACATACACGGTTCTCATTTTTGGTTTATAAGTTCTTAGAAGGGGGTAGCTTGGATCAAATACTAAGCAATGACACAAAAGCAGCTGCATTTGACTGGGAAAAGAGGGTGAATGTTGTTAAAGGTGTGGCCAATGCTTTATCCTATATGCATCATGATTGCTCACCTCCAATTATTCATCGAGACATATCAAGCAAGAATATTCTTTTGGATTCACAATATGAAGCCCATGTCTCTGATTTTGGGACAGCTAAGATTCTCAAGCCTGATTCACACACTTGGACCACGTTTGCAGTCACCTATGGGTACGCAGCTCCAG AGCTTGCCCAGACTACGGAAGTGACAGAGAAATGTGATGTATTCAGTTTTGGAGTTCTTTGTCTAGAAATCATCATGGGGAAGCATCCAGGAGATCTCATGTCTTCATTGTTATCTTCATCTTCAGCAACAATAACTTATAATTTGTTACTAATTGATGTGCTAGACCAAAGGCCTCCTCAACCTCTAAACTCAATTGTTGGGGATGTCATTTTGGTTGCAAGCTTGGCATTTTCTTGCATAAGTGAAAATCCAAGTTCTCGCCCAACCATGGATCAAGTGTCTAAAAAGCTTATGATGGGGAAACCACCTTTAGCAGACCAGTTCCCTATGATTAGACTTGGACAACTCCTCTAA
- the LOC100813403 gene encoding ras-related protein RABD2a, with protein MNPEYDYLFKLLLIGDSGVGKSCLLLRFADDSYIESYISTIGVDFKIRTVEQDGKTIKLQIWDTAGQERFRTITSSYYRGAHGIIIVYDVTDEESFNNVKQWLSEIDRYASDNVNKLLVGNKCDLEANRAVSYETAKAFADEIGIPFMETSAKDATNVEQAFMAMAASIKDRMASQPANNARPPTVQIRGQPVAQKGGCCSS; from the exons ATGAATCCCGAGTA TGATTATCTGTTCAAGCTCCTTCTTATTGGAGACTCTGGTGTTGGTAAATCATGCCTTCTTCTGAGATTTGCT GATGATTCGTACATCGAGAGCTACATAAGCACCATTGGAGTTGATTTT AAAATACGTACTGTTGAGCAGGATGGAAAGACCATTAAACTACAGATC TGGGACACAGCCGGGCAAGAACGATTTAGGACAATCACCAGTAGCTACTATCGTGGGGCCCATGGGATCATT ATTGTTTATGATGTGACAGATGAAGAGAGCTTCAATAATGTGAAGCAGTGGCTCAGTGAAATTGATCGCTATGCAAGTGATAATGTTAACAAGCTTTTGGTTGGAAACAAGTGTGATCTGGAAGCAAATAGAGCTGTGTCATATGAAACAGCTAAA GCATTCGCAGATGAAATAGGCATACCTTTTATGGAAACAAGTGCAAAAGATGCTACAAATGTTGAACAGGCTTTCATGGCAATGGCTGCTTCAATCAAGGATAG AATGGCAAGCCAACCTGCAAACAATGCAAGGCCTCCAACAGTGCAGATCAGGGGACAGCCAGTTGCACAGAAAGGTGGGTGCTGCTCTTCCTAA
- the LOC100814825 gene encoding RGG repeats nuclear RNA binding protein A has product MATTNPFDLLGDDAEDPSQLIAAEQLKAAAAASAATAAPKKAPAQQNKPAQLPTKPPPPAQAVRDARNEPVRGGRGGGRGGGRGFGRGRGFSRDSSNDENSFPTSRAPYNQGPFEEGDAGKSSERRSYGGPRVPYRGGRRGGFSNGETGEGEDGRPRRAFDRRSGTGRGNEFKREGSGRGNWGTQTDELAQVTDEVVNETEKNLGDEKPAVEEDVADGNKDSPTNETEEKEPEDKEMTLEEYEKVLEERRKAFQALKTEERKVDTKEFESMQALSSKKDNHDIFIKLGSDKDKRKEAFEKEEKSKKSVSITEFLKPAEGEAYYNPGRGRGRGRGSRGGGGGGGVYRGSSTNNAPAPSIEDPGHFPNLGAK; this is encoded by the exons ATGGCAACCACGAACCCTTTTGATTTGTTGGGTGACGACGCTGAGGACCCTTCTCAGCTCATCGCCGCCGAGCAACTCAAGGCGGCGGCTGCGGCCTCGGCGGCCACCGCGGCTCCCAAGAAGGCGCCGGCTCAGCAGAACAAGCCGGCTCAGCTCCCTACCAAGCCGCCTCCTCCGGCTCAGGCTG TGAGGGATGCCAGAAACGAGCCAGTTCGTGGAGGCCGTGGAGGTGGACGAGGTGGGGGACGTGGATTTGGACGTGGTCGTGGGTTTAGTCGTGACTCCTCGAATGATGAGAACTCATTCCCTACCAGCAGAGCTCCTTATAATCAGGGTCCTTTTGAAGAAGGAGATGCTGGGAAGTCTTCTGAAAGACGCAGTTATGGTGGACCACGAGTTCCTTACCGTGGTGGTCGTCGTGGAGGTTTCAGCAATGGTGAAACTGGTGAAGGTGAAGACGGACGACCTCGAAGAGCATTTGATCGTCGCAGTGGGACTGGACGAGG AAATGAATTCAAACGTGAAGGTTCAGGACGAGGTAACTGGGGAACCCAAACTGATGAACTTGCTCA GGTAACTGATGAGGTTGTGAATGAAACGGAAAAGAATTTGGGTGATGAGAAGCCTgcagttgaagaagatgtaGCTGATGGAAACAAGGACAGCCCTACTAATGAAACCGAAGAAAAAGAGCCTGAAGATAAG GAAATGACTCTGGaggaatatgaaaaagtgtTGGAAGAGAGAAGGAAGGCCTTCCAAGCACTCAAGACTGAAGAGAGAAAGGTGGACACTAAAGAGTTTGAATCCATGCAGGCCTTATCAAGCAAGAAAGATAATCATGACATATTCATTAAACTG GGATCTGATAAAGATAAGCGAAAAGAGGCTtttgagaaggaagaaaaatccAAGAAG TCCGTGAGCATCACTGAGTTTCTGAAGCCTGCTGAGGGGGAAGCATACTATAACCCAGGGCGTGGTAGGGGTCGTGGCCGTGGTTCACGAGGTGGAGGCGGAGGCGGAGGTGTTTACCGTGGAAGTTCCACCAACAATGCACCTGCTCCATCCATTGAAGATCCTGGGCATTTCCCAAACTTGGGTGCCAAGTGA